From Dehalococcoidia bacterium, a single genomic window includes:
- a CDS encoding DUF503 domain-containing protein, producing MHVGVCHLTLRLAENHSLKGKRQVIKSLLARLANEFNVSVAETDQQEAWQLAGIGLCCVSNSRQHAQQQLQAMVEFVEHTRPDVEIVECELDVLSA from the coding sequence ATGCATGTTGGCGTTTGCCATCTCACGCTGCGTCTGGCCGAAAATCACTCGCTCAAGGGCAAGCGCCAGGTGATCAAGTCGCTGCTGGCGCGGCTTGCGAACGAGTTCAACGTTTCTGTCGCCGAGACCGATCAGCAGGAGGCCTGGCAGCTCGCGGGCATCGGCCTCTGCTGCGTCTCCAACAGCAGGCAACACGCACAGCAGCAGTTGCAGGCGATGGTGGAGTTTGTCGAGCACACCCGCCCCGATGTCGAGATCGTCGAGTGCGAGCTGGACGTGCTCAGCGCCTAG
- a CDS encoding GNAT family N-acetyltransferase translates to MGNEATDPLMRIRRATPKDGPAVREFVFATLRSYGIEPEPDGLDADVMAFGTATDPRVLELVVELGGVAVGSLAIAPHGAATGHLSKFFMDARCRGRGFGRPLLARAVEEARALGYRRLVLETRSAFREACHLYESTGWERGPDLPPGSGPDRTYSLGLRANR, encoded by the coding sequence ATGGGGAACGAAGCGACCGATCCACTGATGCGCATCCGCCGCGCCACGCCGAAGGACGGCCCAGCGGTGCGCGAGTTTGTCTTCGCCACGCTGCGGTCCTACGGCATCGAGCCGGAGCCGGACGGGCTCGACGCCGACGTGATGGCCTTCGGCACGGCGACTGACCCGCGAGTGCTGGAGCTGGTGGTGGAGCTGGGCGGCGTGGCGGTCGGCTCGCTGGCGATCGCGCCGCACGGCGCCGCGACGGGCCATCTCAGCAAGTTCTTCATGGACGCGCGCTGTCGGGGGCGGGGCTTCGGCAGGCCGCTGCTGGCGCGTGCCGTCGAGGAAGCACGGGCGCTGGGCTACCGCCGCCTGGTGCTGGAGACGCGCTCGGCGTTCCGCGAAGCCTGCCATCTGTACGAGTCTACCGGCTGGGAACGCGGGCCCGACCTGCCGCCCGGCTCCGGCCCGGATCGGACGTACAGCCTTGGCCTGCGCGCGAATCGATAG
- the malQ gene encoding 4-alpha-glucanotransferase, which yields MSERAAGILLHPTSLPGPHGCGDLGDAAYGFVDWLARARQRLWQILPLGPTGFGNSPYATRSAFAGNWLLISLERLRDAGLLENADLDGAPAAQADRADFAAVLPWKQERLRRAFAHFEAGAGAEQRERLQSFAAAQAHWLDDFALFMALRSAHQDQPWSAWPSALRSRDAAALADAERSLASEVAFQRFVQWQFTERWGALKAYANQRGVRVLGDLPIFVALDSADVWAHPELFQLDAAGRPLAVAGVPPDYFSATGQRWGNPLYRWDVLAQTGYAWWIERFRHALTQADLVRIDHFRGFEAYWEVPADEATAVNGRWQPGPGIALFDAVRAALGTTPFVAEDLGVITPEVEALRRAVGAPGMKVLQFAFGDDATNPYLPHNYTANAVVYTGTHDNDTSAGWWAALGEVERDRVRRYLARDGSDLAHDLIRLAYSSVAEMAIAPAQDVLGLGSEARMNLPGRAQDNWAWRLLPGALRDDHAAWLAELADTYGRAPREA from the coding sequence GTGAGCGAGCGGGCCGCCGGCATCCTCCTGCATCCGACATCGCTGCCCGGCCCGCACGGCTGCGGCGACCTCGGCGACGCCGCCTACGGCTTCGTGGACTGGCTGGCCCGTGCACGTCAGCGGCTCTGGCAGATCCTGCCCCTTGGCCCCACCGGCTTCGGCAACTCGCCGTACGCCACCCGCTCCGCCTTTGCCGGCAACTGGTTGCTGATCTCACTCGAACGGCTGCGCGACGCGGGGCTGCTCGAAAACGCCGATCTCGACGGCGCCCCGGCGGCACAGGCAGACCGCGCCGACTTCGCCGCCGTGCTTCCCTGGAAGCAGGAGCGCCTGCGCCGCGCCTTCGCGCACTTTGAGGCCGGCGCCGGCGCCGAGCAACGCGAGCGGCTGCAAAGCTTCGCCGCGGCGCAGGCGCACTGGCTCGACGACTTTGCCTTGTTCATGGCCTTGCGATCCGCGCACCAGGATCAACCGTGGAGCGCGTGGCCCTCGGCGCTGCGCTCGCGTGACGCGGCGGCGCTGGCCGATGCAGAGCGAAGCCTGGCCAGCGAAGTCGCCTTCCAGCGCTTCGTGCAGTGGCAGTTCACCGAACGGTGGGGCGCGCTCAAGGCGTACGCCAATCAGCGCGGCGTGCGGGTGCTCGGCGATCTGCCGATCTTCGTGGCGCTGGACAGCGCCGATGTCTGGGCGCACCCTGAGCTGTTTCAGCTCGACGCCGCCGGCCGGCCGCTCGCCGTGGCCGGCGTGCCGCCCGACTACTTCTCAGCCACCGGGCAGCGCTGGGGCAACCCGCTATACCGCTGGGATGTGCTGGCGCAGACCGGCTACGCCTGGTGGATCGAGCGCTTCCGGCACGCTCTGACGCAGGCGGACCTCGTGCGCATCGACCACTTTCGCGGCTTCGAGGCGTATTGGGAGGTCCCTGCCGACGAGGCCACCGCGGTGAACGGCCGCTGGCAGCCGGGACCCGGTATCGCCTTGTTCGATGCCGTGCGGGCGGCGCTGGGCACGACGCCCTTCGTTGCCGAGGATCTCGGCGTGATCACCCCCGAAGTCGAGGCGCTGCGGCGCGCGGTCGGGGCGCCGGGCATGAAAGTGCTGCAGTTCGCCTTCGGCGACGACGCCACGAACCCCTATCTGCCGCACAACTACACCGCGAACGCCGTCGTCTACACGGGCACCCATGACAACGACACGAGCGCCGGCTGGTGGGCCGCGCTTGGGGAAGTGGAGCGCGACCGCGTGCGCCGCTACCTGGCGCGAGATGGCAGCGACCTGGCCCATGACCTGATTCGCCTGGCCTACAGCTCCGTGGCAGAGATGGCGATCGCACCGGCGCAAGACGTGCTGGGCCTGGGCAGCGAGGCGCGCATGAACCTGCCGGGCCGGGCGCAAGACAACTGGGCCTGGCGGCTGCTGCCGGGCGCCCTGCGCGACGACCATGCCGCCTGGCTAGCGGAGCTGGCGGACACGTACGGCCGGGCGCCACGGGAGGCGTAG
- a CDS encoding amidohydrolase family protein: MANPGTLAVRAELLFDGASDELLRRPLVLIEAGRIARIGQQQTTPLPAGVPVIELPGATLLPGLIDCHVHLIFDGSAEPVPHLLAESDNHALLRMSAHAAAMLNAGITTARDLGCRSHLDLDVRRAIEEGTIAGPRLLCVGKPITVTGGHCHFLGGEADGDLELRRAVRREHKAGVDWIKIFATGGHMTPGSNPYQAQYTVEELRAATEEAHRLEHGIAAHCHGTEGVRRAVAAGVDTLEHCSFQKPGGLDLDERTIEAIVAQGIYVSPTLSANLLTESPQAAAFRQSAAVRLPALYRAGARLISSTDCGIPNTPHDTLPRVLPLLQTLAGMPPTDVLRAATSRAAEALRIGQLAGALRPGLAADLIAVPGNPIENLALLADVSFVMKAGAVVRGAAVAAA, encoded by the coding sequence ATGGCGAATCCAGGCACGCTGGCCGTGCGGGCGGAGCTGCTGTTCGACGGCGCCAGCGACGAGCTGCTGCGGCGGCCGCTCGTGCTGATAGAGGCGGGTCGCATCGCCCGCATCGGCCAGCAACAGACGACGCCGCTGCCCGCGGGCGTGCCGGTGATCGAGCTCCCCGGCGCAACGTTGCTGCCGGGCTTGATCGACTGCCACGTCCACCTGATCTTCGACGGCAGCGCCGAGCCAGTGCCGCATCTACTGGCCGAAAGCGACAACCATGCGCTGCTGCGTATGTCCGCCCACGCCGCCGCGATGCTGAACGCCGGCATCACCACGGCCCGCGACCTCGGCTGCCGCTCGCACCTCGACCTCGACGTCCGGCGGGCGATCGAGGAGGGAACGATCGCCGGGCCGCGCCTGCTGTGCGTGGGCAAGCCGATCACCGTCACCGGCGGGCACTGCCACTTCCTGGGCGGCGAGGCCGACGGTGACCTTGAGCTGCGCCGGGCCGTGCGGCGCGAGCACAAGGCCGGTGTCGACTGGATCAAGATCTTCGCCACCGGCGGCCATATGACGCCGGGCTCGAACCCGTACCAGGCGCAGTACACGGTCGAAGAGCTGCGCGCGGCGACGGAAGAGGCGCATCGCCTGGAGCACGGCATCGCCGCGCACTGCCACGGCACCGAAGGCGTGCGCCGGGCCGTGGCCGCCGGCGTGGACACGCTCGAGCATTGCAGCTTCCAGAAGCCCGGCGGCCTCGACCTGGACGAACGCACGATCGAGGCGATCGTGGCGCAGGGGATCTACGTCTCGCCCACGCTTTCGGCCAATTTGCTCACGGAAAGCCCGCAGGCCGCGGCGTTTCGCCAGAGCGCCGCCGTGCGCCTGCCGGCGCTATACCGGGCCGGCGCCCGCCTGATCAGCAGCACCGACTGCGGCATTCCCAACACGCCGCACGACACCCTGCCGCGCGTCCTGCCCCTCTTGCAGACGCTGGCCGGCATGCCGCCCACGGACGTCCTGCGCGCCGCGACGAGCCGCGCGGCCGAGGCGCTGCGTATCGGCCAGCTTGCGGGCGCGCTGCGGCCCGGTCTTGCCGCCGACCTTATCGCCGTGCCCGGCAACCCGATCGAGAACCTGGCGCTGCTTGCCGATGTTTCTTTCGTGATGAAGGCCGGCGCTGTAGTGCGCGGCGCCGCGGTCGCCGCCGCCTGA
- a CDS encoding alpha/beta fold hydrolase, translated as MDAALLPDYALLDRLGASGQIFYPRDDWSPPPPSARDELVTVADGVRVACRFHPLDRALPSLLFFHGNGEVVSDYDGLLDLYRQARVNLWVADYRGYGASEGRPSFAALVSDSHAVLDRFHAVLDDSGFVGPRFVMGRSLGAHPALELAARRADRLRGLIVESGSANLERLARRLASSAPPKEVEELIARHRAKVAAIGLPALIIHGEYDELVPMQAALELYDALKVERKELVIVPGAGHNDLLWLGAQQYMAALGRFVSGGIA; from the coding sequence ATGGACGCTGCCCTGCTGCCCGACTATGCCCTGCTCGACCGGCTCGGCGCCTCCGGGCAGATCTTCTACCCTCGCGACGACTGGAGTCCGCCGCCGCCTTCGGCGCGCGACGAACTGGTCACGGTCGCGGATGGCGTGCGCGTGGCCTGTCGCTTCCACCCGCTCGACCGCGCACTGCCGAGCCTGCTCTTCTTCCACGGCAACGGCGAAGTCGTGAGCGACTACGACGGCCTCCTCGATCTCTATCGGCAGGCCCGCGTCAATCTCTGGGTAGCCGACTATCGAGGTTACGGCGCCAGCGAGGGCCGGCCCAGCTTCGCCGCGCTGGTGAGCGACAGCCACGCCGTGCTCGACCGCTTCCACGCCGTGCTGGACGATTCGGGCTTCGTCGGGCCGCGCTTCGTCATGGGGCGCAGCCTGGGCGCCCACCCGGCCCTGGAGCTGGCCGCCCGCCGCGCCGATCGCCTGCGCGGACTGATCGTGGAGAGCGGCTCGGCGAACCTGGAGCGGCTGGCGCGGCGTCTGGCTTCGTCGGCGCCTCCGAAGGAGGTCGAGGAGCTGATCGCGCGACATCGGGCGAAGGTCGCGGCGATCGGCTTGCCGGCTCTGATCATCCACGGCGAGTACGATGAGCTGGTGCCCATGCAGGCGGCGCTGGAGCTTTACGACGCGCTCAAGGTCGAGCGCAAGGAGCTGGTGATCGTTCCCGGCGCTGGCCACAACGACCTGCTCTGGCTCGGCGCGCAGCAGTACATGGCCGCGCTCGGCCGCTTCGTCTCGGGGGGCATTGCATAG
- a CDS encoding enoyl-CoA hydratase-related protein: protein MTSATATDSVVLFERRGRVGLITLNRPDRLNAWSGAMGDGVREAIGECNDDAGIGAIVITGAGRGFCAGADLRPDPNAPPRARRGAEEPYSIFLQRSKPVIAAINGPAIGVGLTLPLACDVRIASERARLSMRFVRIGLTPELGSTYHLPQIAGLGFAAELILTGRIIDAAEALRMGVVNRVVPHDELVETALALGEEIAFNPEEQVRWAKRLLYANAANDNVFSVLDAEDQIFGEARRSAAFAEAGRAFAEKREPNFHG, encoded by the coding sequence ATGACGAGCGCAACGGCGACCGACAGCGTAGTGCTTTTTGAGCGCAGGGGACGCGTGGGCCTGATCACGTTGAACCGCCCGGACCGGCTGAACGCCTGGAGCGGCGCGATGGGCGACGGCGTGCGCGAGGCGATCGGCGAGTGCAACGACGACGCGGGAATAGGCGCGATCGTGATCACCGGCGCCGGGCGCGGCTTTTGCGCCGGCGCCGATCTGCGCCCCGATCCGAACGCACCGCCGCGCGCGCGCCGCGGTGCGGAAGAGCCGTACTCGATCTTCCTGCAACGCTCGAAGCCGGTGATCGCCGCGATCAACGGCCCCGCGATCGGCGTCGGTCTGACGCTGCCGCTCGCCTGCGACGTGCGCATCGCCTCGGAGCGGGCGCGGCTTTCGATGCGTTTCGTGCGCATCGGCCTCACACCGGAGCTGGGCTCAACCTACCACCTGCCGCAGATCGCCGGCCTCGGCTTCGCCGCCGAGCTGATTCTCACCGGCCGCATCATCGACGCGGCCGAGGCGCTGCGCATGGGCGTCGTCAACCGCGTGGTGCCGCACGATGAGCTGGTCGAGACGGCGCTGGCGCTGGGGGAGGAGATCGCCTTCAATCCCGAGGAGCAGGTGCGCTGGGCTAAGCGGTTGCTCTACGCCAACGCCGCCAACGACAACGTCTTCTCTGTGCTCGACGCCGAAGACCAGATCTTCGGCGAGGCGCGGCGCTCGGCCGCCTTCGCGGAGGCGGGCCGCGCCTTCGCCGAGAAGCGCGAGCCCAACTTCCACGGCTGA